The following proteins come from a genomic window of Lycium ferocissimum isolate CSIRO_LF1 chromosome 4, AGI_CSIRO_Lferr_CH_V1, whole genome shotgun sequence:
- the LOC132054413 gene encoding probable pectinesterase/pectinesterase inhibitor 33 — MTTYKLNSLVLLIFFSFFLFPHQSYSNEEETSDDINWWCSKTPHPEPCKYFMADAGLQRTFKPTCKAEFRTMTAQVALEQALLVQNHSKKVGPHCRGKRKKLVWMDCDKLIDSTIFQLNRTLHGIGSNSTSCTDFDAQTWLSASLTNIETCLSGSNQLNVSNILHPTLSTNVSQLLSNSLAVNGELVESQNSTEIGGFPSWVTTRERKLIQSSTRSLAAKAIYVVAQDGSGNFRTIQAAINAAAEKISDQRTIIYIKKGVYRENVAIGPSMSNIMLVGAGLRYTIITGSRSAAAGFTTYSTATVGVDGSGFIARGITFRNTAGPKKGQAVALRSASDLSVFYACGFEGYQDTIFVQSQRQFYKTCQIYGTIDFIFGNAAVVFQNCVIYVRRPLVGQVNVITAQGRGDPFQNSGISIHNSRITAAPSLAPVVRAFKTYLGRPWQEFSRTIILRSYIDSVIHPSGWLPWQDSDFAFKTLYFGEYGNFGPGSSTRYRVKWPGYHVITDAKEASKFTVANLVGGRTWLPSTGVPFTSGL, encoded by the exons ATGACAACTTATAAGCTCAATTCCTTAGTACTCTtaatattcttttccttctttttattcCCACACCAATCCTATTCCAATGAAGAAGAAACAAGTGATGATATTAACTGGTGGTGTAGCAAAACTCCTCATCCTGAACCATGCAAATACTTCATGGCCGACGCCGGGCTCCAGCGTACTTTCAAGCCGACATGCAAAGCCGAGTTTCGAACCATGACCGCACAAGTGGCCTTGGAACAAGCCCTCCTGGTACAAAACCACTCGAAAAAAGTGGGCCCGCACTGCCGAGGGAAACGAAAGAAACTAGTCTGGATGGATTGTGACAAGCTTATTGACAGCACCATCTTCCAATTAAACCGTACTCTTCATGGCATCGGATCTAACTCTACTTCCTGTACGGATTTCGATGCTCAAACTTGGCTTAGTGCCTCGTTAACAAATATCGAGACATGTCTATCGGGCTCAAATCAACTCAACgtttcaaatatcctacatccGACTTTATCCACAAATGTCTCACAACTTCTCAGCAATTCTTTGGCTGTAAATGGGGAGCTTGTGgaatcacaaaattcaacagAAATTGGTGGATTTCCAAGTTGGGTTACGACTAGGGAAAGAAAGTTGATACAATCTTCGACGAGGAGCTTAGCTGCCAAGGCGATTTACGTGGTGGCGCAAGATGGATCGGGGAATTTCCGGACCATTCAGGCTGCAATCAATGCAGCCGCAGAGAAAATTTCAGATCAGAGGACGatcatatatattaaaaaaggtGTTTATAGAGAAAATGTGGCAATAGGGCCTAGCATGAGTAATATCATGTTAGTTGGTGCTGGTTTGAGATACACAATAATTACAGGCAGTCGAAGTGCTGCTGCAGGTTTCACAACTTACAGTACTGCTACTGTTG GGGTTGATGGAAGTGGATTCATTGCACGTGGCATCACATTCCGTAACACAGCAGGTCCAAAAAAGGGTCAAGCAGTAGCACTCCGATCAGCATCCGATCTTTCAGTATTCTACGCCTGTGGATTCGAAGGTTACCAAGACACAATCTTTGTCCAATCCCAACGACAATTTTACAAAACATGTCAAATTTATGGCACCATAGACTTTATATTCGGTAACGCTGcagttgtttttcaaaattgtGTTATCTACGTCCGAAGACCCTTAGTAGGCCAAGTGAATGTGATCACAGCACAAGGCCGAGGTGACCCTTTTCAGAACAGTGGAATTTCAATTCACAATTCGAGAATAACAGCAGCACCATCTCTAGCCCCGGTGGTACGAGCATTTAAGACGTATTTGGGACGTCCATGGCAGGAATTTTCAAGGACAATAATATTGAGGTCTTATATTGACAGTGTAATTCATCCATCAGGATGGTTACCGTGGCAAGATTCTGATTTCGCGTTCAAAACTTTGTATTTTGGAGAGTATGGAAATTTTGGACCGGGGTCTTCGACTAGGTATAGGGTGAAATGGCCTGGTTACCATGTTATAACTGATGCTAAGGAGGCTTCAAAGTTTACTGTTGCGAACCTTGTAGGAGGTCGGACATGGCTGCCTTCTACTGGTGTGCCATTCACTTCAGGGCTCTGA